In Streptomyces longhuiensis, the following proteins share a genomic window:
- a CDS encoding Gfo/Idh/MocA family protein, with translation MTFSIGIVGAGQFSGQFAKLFRAHPGVGDIHVTDLLPERAEQLVAAERLTGTFPSFEAMLESDAVDAVAVFTQRWTHGPLVLQALRAGKHVYSAVPMAITEDEIAAIIDAVRDTGLTYMMGETSQYNPATVHARNQIADGAFGRLFYAEGDYVHDMDLGFYDAYRYSGGDNWKATASYPPLLYPTHSVGGVLGAWQTHAVSVSAIGVPDERGDGVFDKDVSQFGNDLSNATALFEVAGGGSFRTNEFRRVGYPSHIRESRFRFFGTDASMEQLATVSFWQDKKGVQDISELLRPKPTLPADDPSLQHIAPALRDAFTSGSAPVHDRARLPREFDHMPNGHEGSHHFLVDDFVTAVATRTLPSVNAWVAARYTLPGIVAHESALRGGARLDIPDFGDAPNSL, from the coding sequence ATGACGTTCTCCATCGGCATCGTCGGCGCCGGGCAGTTCTCCGGGCAGTTCGCCAAACTGTTCCGCGCCCACCCCGGTGTCGGCGACATCCACGTCACGGACCTGCTGCCGGAGCGCGCCGAACAGCTCGTCGCCGCCGAGCGGCTCACCGGCACCTTCCCCTCGTTCGAGGCCATGCTGGAGTCCGACGCGGTCGACGCCGTGGCGGTCTTCACCCAGCGCTGGACCCACGGTCCGCTCGTCCTGCAGGCGTTGCGCGCAGGGAAGCACGTGTACTCGGCGGTGCCGATGGCGATCACCGAGGACGAGATCGCCGCCATCATCGACGCCGTGCGCGACACGGGGCTGACGTACATGATGGGCGAGACCAGCCAGTACAACCCGGCGACGGTGCACGCCCGCAATCAGATCGCCGACGGCGCCTTCGGGCGGCTCTTCTACGCCGAGGGCGACTACGTCCACGACATGGACCTCGGCTTCTACGACGCCTACCGGTACAGCGGCGGCGACAACTGGAAGGCCACCGCCAGCTATCCGCCCCTGCTCTACCCGACGCACTCCGTCGGCGGTGTGCTCGGTGCCTGGCAGACCCACGCCGTGAGCGTCTCCGCGATCGGTGTGCCCGACGAGCGCGGTGACGGGGTCTTCGACAAGGACGTCAGCCAGTTCGGCAACGACCTGTCGAACGCGACGGCGCTCTTCGAGGTCGCGGGCGGCGGCTCGTTCCGTACGAACGAGTTCCGGCGGGTCGGCTATCCGTCGCACATCCGCGAATCGCGGTTCCGGTTCTTCGGCACCGACGCCAGCATGGAGCAGCTGGCCACGGTCAGCTTCTGGCAGGACAAGAAGGGAGTGCAGGACATCTCGGAACTCCTGCGGCCCAAGCCGACGCTGCCGGCCGACGACCCCTCGCTCCAGCACATCGCTCCCGCCCTCAGGGACGCGTTCACCTCCGGATCGGCTCCCGTGCACGACCGCGCCAGGCTGCCCCGCGAGTTCGACCACATGCCCAACGGGCACGAGGGAAGCCACCACTTCCTCGTCGACGACTTCGTCACCGCCGTCGCCACGAGGACCCTGCCGTCGGTGAACGCGTGGGTGGCCGCGCGCTACACCCTGCCCGGCATCGTCGCCCACGAGTCGGCCCTGCGCGGGGGTGCACGCCTGGACATCCCGGACTTCGGGGACGC